In Dreissena polymorpha isolate Duluth1 chromosome 11, UMN_Dpol_1.0, whole genome shotgun sequence, the genomic window GGTGGGCAATACCATAAGCTGCATGCTGTAATGAAATCTTCCTCCCACTCACCAGCTGCCCATTACTCACAGAGATAAACTTAACATCTTTATTGAAAGTTACAGCCACCTCACTAGATGTAATTTGGCAAATTTCCTGAGAACCAGACACATCACAGTGACTGGACACATTGTAATGCTGGTCCAACAGCTTCACTTTATTATTTTGGGAATCTGAAACAATGACCTTGTCACTAGGCATGCCAACGATGCTGACAGTCTGACTTGTGTCACTTGACATTTTCACAATGTACTTGGATTTCCTCCGCACAGTTAACTGCTGGTTTGGATTCATCTTGTGTCTAAGAGACTGGATACTGTCTACAATCTTCCATAGACTAGACTGTTTAGATAGGTACTGCTCAATGTCAGCATTTGCATGGAATATAAAACTCTGCACCTTTACAGGGTTCTCCTTCAGATATGACTCAGACTCTTGTATTTTGTCCAGACACTTCCTGCTGGCTATGAACTCTATTTCTTTCTTGTTCTTATCACAAAGGCCATTTACAGCTTCACTGAGTGTTTATAAATCATCCTCCAGTTTGATGCAGTTGTTAACATCTTTCTTGAGAGAGGTTAGCATTGTGGTCCAaatttcatccaattctttcaaTGTTGTATTTTCTAGTGCATCCGAAGCAGTATTTAATGTCTTTCGAAGGTCTTtgatttcttgcagtttttcaTTACATGATACCTCAACGgactgaatgctggcctcttGTTTACTCTTAAACTTATTTAGTTCACCAACAATAGTTTGAAGATTGTTCGACAACTGTTGCATATCCATTGTCAGGTTTTTGGCTGACTCAGAAATTAAAGCCATGTTTGTGCACTGTCTGAAATAGCAACAAGAATCAAAATTACTGCACGACTCATTTGTGCGCATGCATTTTCTTATGAAAATACAACATAAACAACTATCAAATGTTTAATTTGCAAAGCAGGTCATGTCCTGGCAAACATTTTGAGTCAAAATAAAAAACTTATCATAAAagaaattataaaattcatgatcTATTAACACTAAacagtttaataaacaaaattttaacagttttgtaaacaaGAATTTTACAGTTTTATAAATAAGAATTTAACAGTAATGATGAACATATATATAGTCATGTACTGACAAAAACCATAACAAATAAAGATTGTGCATATCAACCAATGTATgccccattttgtaataaagacATCTAGCAATAATCTCTGCAAACATTGCAGCCATAGACACTCTAATCTTGTTTAGATTAACtgtaaaatgcatttaacaaCTGTGAAGTTCAGCAGAAGAattaaaaaagacaaatattttattgattcTAGTGAATGATGCCTTCTTTCTTAAACCTCATAATCATACAATACTTCTCTTGGATTGTGATAAACATTGGAAATAACCACTAATACTAAGGTACAAATAAGGCTAATCCCCTTTATGTACCAATGTTTGATTCATTCAAATAATAAATGTGGattgatacatgtatatggtatGTGATTGGGAAAGGATTTCATGAGGCCAGCTTTGTTTGTAACATTTGAGATTGGTGGGTTTTCCCTATTTATTGCATAACTTTGTAGAACTTACCTGTGACACAAAAAAGCACAATCAGTGCAACACAGCTTACTGTGGTCCTGACAAAACATCCTCAGTTTCTCGTCCTTGTGAACATCACATTTCAGAAGTAAATCCTCCATTGTCTTTGTTAGTGGCCATTTGTTTGTGTCTCCTCCCTCATATTTGGAATGGTTTGCGTATGGTTTATCATGAGGATTAATGCATTTTCTGCAGAAAAACCTCGTACATGTTGCACAAAAATAATCAGCACTTTCATAAATTTGTCTGCTTTCGCAACCTCCACAAAAATAGTCCTTCACTAAATCTGAACTGTTGAGACCTGAATCGAGAGATGCCGTCATTTTGTGATATAAATTGTGAACTGTCCTTGAGTTTAAAGTGCTTTGTTTTCTCTATTATTATGATCCCATTCCTGCAAACATGAGTATTTATGAAAACACACACCGTTTTGTAGTTAATATGTATTGCCCATGTTCTTTATTAAAATCTTGTATATAGCTCAATTATGTTGCATGTTTAAGCCCACACAACTTATTAAATTCACATTGAATACAAAGCCCATAGCATAGCTACAAACAGATAAAACGATGTATATTGTTGCTTAATATTTTGCTGATAAAGCAGGGTTAaaccattttcagaaaataggGTGACACATGGTATTTTCAGTGAACAAGCACTCTCTAAACTTGGAGGCTACAAATCATCTGATTAGTCTTTGCTGATTTAACAGTTTTCACTTGCTGTATTTACCAACTGTTATGTTTAGAAATTTGAAACATAAGAATCATGAATTGcactttattgaaaataaacatatcTACTACAGTGTAAGACATGTTTCATATCATTAAGTCAACTCAGCAATGGGTTTAATGTAAGTCCTTCTCAGTCATATTTAATATTCCTCTGCATATCAGATTTTGTAGTTCATATGAATTGAGGTATAGGAAGTCTGCATTAAATGTATATGCAACATTTTGAAATAGAGGGATACAAGAACTGGATATGAAAAGATAGATGGATGCTCCACATAAAAATAAGCCCACTGTTAGAATTTgatggaaaaaaacattttttagctGACCTGACCGTAAAATAAGCAATTTGTAATCACCCTATTTCAGGCAACTATCATAGTGTTACATGCAGTGTGTGTTGTAAATATTTATCTTGATACCACTCAAGATGCAAAATGTTatctaatcttgatgaaactcaTGGATGTTCGTTCATCAGTAGAATATTGAGGCCGAGTTCGAATCTGGTTCaagtgtgtccaaaaactaggtaacaaggtcaaatcttagaaaaaagcTTTGTTTCTACTCCAAATATTAATGACCAAACCTTGATGtaacttagtcagaatgtttatttggaCAATTTATAGGCCAAGTTTTAATCCGGATCAGGTGCATTCCAAAAAATAGGTAACCTAGTTAAATCTTAGAAACACCTTGTTATCATTCTAAAGGCAACATTTATTGAATGAaaattggtaagaatgtttatattgacaatatctagactTAGTTGGAACCTGGGTTACGAGTGTCCAAAAACTACATCACCAGGTTGAATCTTTTTACCAATCCAGAAGCAAGATTTATGACTCAGTCTTTACAAAACTAGGTCAGAATGTTATCATTTCAATATCTAGGCCCATTTTGAATCTATGCTACATGCTTTCAAAAGCTAAGTCACCAGGTCAAACTGTGAAAGGGCTTGTTTTCATTTTTGAGGCCACATTTTAACTCTGTGCTGGTGAAACTTCGTAAGAATGACTATTTCTACAATTTATAGGCTGAGATTGATCTGGGACATGTGCGTCCAAAAAAATAGGTCTCGAGGTCAAATCTAGATAAAGTATTTTGGCCACTCTAGAGGTCATATTTATTACCGGTAATCAATTTTGATCAAACTTGTCtgagtgtttatcttgacaataaatACGTCAAGTTTGAAGCATGTTCACATTTGTCCCAAAAGttggtcaccaggtaaaatcttagaaGATCCTTGTAAATAATCTAGAAGCCAGATTAATCACACAATCTTATTGAATCTTTGTTCATCTTACCAATATCATGGTGACGTTTGAATCTGAGTCGCGTTATAAAAACAGACCACAATTAAGGTTGAATCATAGAAAGTACTGTtttctgaattttttttcaaaatgagttaagatatttagctgatttttggtacgTGAGGTTTTCTACATGACTAACAAATAAAGTGTGGGtttggttctggtccattgatttttgatgaAGTTATGTGCCTTagacaattttctttaaaatagcaGCAGTGCAGCTACAAAGCGCACTAGGGGGCATTCTGTTTCACAAAAACATGGGTATTGTTTTTATTACATcggtagaggccacatttatgaccaatcttgatgaaacatggtcagattgTTTGTCTTCACAATATCTTGGTCAGATTCCAATCTGGGTTACATGCTTTTAGAAACTAGGTCAACTGGTCAACCTGAAAAGAATCGGTATCACTATACAGGAAActtttaaaggccctataaaggtgacaaatccaattattatgcatataaacttgcctaatttttaccagatttcagttactcttgcataaaaaatgctaataacacagctgaggtgcaacgttgtcaagaagtattgaagatatacccgtttcattattggaagaaatgtttacaacttggCAACTAAtgtgatgtgtagccccaaagaGGTGatgtatgctaaaaatagccaaaagaacattcacttttaatcctagttaaaacaactttttaccagcaaaaaGTAACAAATTAGATCACttcaaacgttttaaccattattagaagagacatactttgtgagtgataccggaaaacattgaaaatcaacaatatatttttggtgacctgagtcactttcactttcactttccctagtaaacagcgatgtaaataaactgattggtTGTTAACACGATTGACTTgtaggacactgtattttgagctcaaaacaagttgtattgctcatacactccaacaccgttatttcgaacaccgataatccgaagtcaccgttattttgaagtaattttcgggtcccgatttcggttcttttttgtttaatgtaaaatttcattgttaatccgaacttcgttaaaccgaagaaatcgttaattagaagtgattctgtcggtcccaacacttcaattcgcaccttattatcaatctttaatccgaagtcaaaactgcaaaacactgagcgtaatttcacacctttgtcgtctgagCGTGGCCCGTCAAAAGCcaataattacacctttgtcgtatGCGCGTAGCGTGTAAatttgataatttgtgctattcttatgttttatatgttctgtaattagaggacaataaaaagaagaaaaagaatcgttttattcctccgtgtGTTataagtagaaatctattgctatctgactagtttacgtttttaaataaaacaattattaatagtatcgtgtaaccgaaccatgcgaattccacaacgttttagttttaaataatcaatcaaagaagtcttctgtcaaatgcttatttcgaattatcgttaatccgaagtttttttaacggtcccgacgacttcgaaataacggtgttggaGTGTTATTTTATGGTAATGCCCAatagcatatacatattgttttttgataacctttatatataaaatacggaaaaattattaaaaaatcggtaaataattatggatcttcacctttatagagcctttaagacTGAAGCCTGATGAAAATATTTATCATCACAAACATTTGGCAATTTTTTATCTGGAACAGATGCGCCAAAAAGCACAGTATTAAACATATTTGATAACAGAGTGTTGGCACTTAAAATTGCACTTCCACTCAAGGTCCTCAATCAATAAAAAAGCGTTTTATTGAAAGACTTCCAATAACAACACATTCATGCTCCTCAAAGGAAATTGACTAAACTGCAACAATTCAGTACATTCTGAAGAGTGTTATGGTTCTTCTACTTTAACATTTCCAGACAGCCCTTTATCAGTATGTGAAtttcattttaaaggggccttttcacagattttggcattttttttaattattcattaaatgctttatattgataaatgtaaacattggatcgtaaaagctccagtaaaaaatcaagaaaaaaattaaaaaaagaaaaagaacattgcccggagcaggtttcgaaccagtgacccctggagtcctgccagagtcctgaagtaaaaacgctttagcctactgagctattccgcccagtacacattcttgacgtattttataccttatataagcaatcttcgtagtttcacaaaatttaacgacaaaaacagaactctccaaattattcaatcgtttcgcgttgcaacgctttataatttttaggttttaaaatcgtcaaaagatgcatataatggctgtattagagcatggttaatgttcagtattactgtttcctcacaaatttcataactaaaacgaaaacttacgaatctgaaacaacttttttcaattttgtcaatttaccaaagcgtgaaaagatccctttaatctcTTCAATTCTTTCTGAGTTATGCTATAAATAAGAGGTCTGAGAGACTGATGAACAAAAGGACAATTTCATCACTGTATTCCTCTCTTTGGGAGACATTTAAAGTGTGATGCCtattagcagccatgtttttattttcatttaaataatcttAAGAAATTGTGTGCGGGATCACCCGATGCACATATCTGATATTGTGAAATCAGTGGAATTATACCAGacaataatacaataaacaaGTGTTCCTGCTAATTTGTAACACCAGTTTTACAAATATTCTGATGATTCCAAGAAACTTTTATTAAATGACAATGCAATGAATATTTCTGCAAAAATGAATACAATCAAGTTAATAGGTGTATTGTATTCATTTTGCATAAATATTCATTgaattgtcattttataaaatttaataattaaccctttcccacttagaagcaaagtaaaaatggcaatgtgcgaacagcatacaaccagaacagcctgcgagtaactcgcagtctgttaaggttttatgctgtttgctgctcatcagtatccattaAAGGGTTTAAAATTaagtctttaaaatttgaatctattaagaaaggtcttaaattaaatattactttctgagggactgcaaatgagtcaaaatacgtatatataagtggtaaagggttaattgttACTGAGAACAAAAGATGATGATTGAGACTATATAAAGCTCTTCATGAACTAAAGTGAGATAGCAAGCCTTGAAATCATAAAAAGCTGTTGCATCAATGATCATTTATTAAGGATTTCTTTTCACATTTCATggtgcatttttatttaaatatttcaatctTTTTTGATTCATAGTCTTTATAACTGTTCCAGGATAATGGCAATTTAaagatattaatgtatttttcttctagaAGTCTGACCCACCACAGAGCTTATACTGTAAGTGGTTTAATAAACATTTGTACTAGAACACAGTAAAAATGTAAGCCTGAAGTAGATACATTGGTACAAATatcaatatacattattttatgaaaGAAAAAGCATAAATGACATAAAAACATTTGTTACTCAACAATAACTAATGAATAATGAAAAACATCAGCATTTATAATAATCAAATGTTAATACATCTTAATAATTAccaaacataaaacatgtataactATGTATTAAAACATGAAAGGAAGCCAGACTAAAGAACTTATAATCTGCATCAACATTATAGATAGTTGTCATAAATTCATGTGTAAAATGGTGCAatcattcaatataaagaagtgaaactccagctgctggagcagtattgaattcccattaaaaacaattagttggtcctttatttaaggcaagtgaccgattgcccaaacagtacaaaacagcacaatacagcacaatacaaaccaacataaacacaaaatatgaataaagctggggtgccttggaacggtcaatgcaaagcaatttgggggtttaaaccagttaaagagtgctcaacctcacacttggcccagcaatattcataatacatttaagtgtaaataaaatttaacgtcatagcattgtaactcaaatcaaacaataataaaagggaattaaaacgcattcaatttaattacaatttaattactcaatggtattgcagataccagagcaacagagttacaactttttgacgaacgataaaatgaaactacaaacaagtgtcaactacattccttctttatagaaaaagatttaagaatatagcgtcattaagttaatatttcagataatcatcgcgcaaatacaggaagaagcagcaataatgggtgtaaaaattccatataacattgcttggttgtttatgtgactgctaaaaattaaattaataataattaaataaaaaaagaattgcctatcagagagaaaatataaataaaattgaacgttataaacccaatgacctatgcatgtagcaaaaactggaaagttgatcgtatgacgtcaaaaaatccatgtacccagaaacagagaaagagttatgacgtaattgacaggcgaagacacaatgacatgaaaaaaatccaggggctgtactgtaaagtaataataaaactattaatggggggctactgcaaaattgtacttttaataaaacaagtttagttgattaaatattaagaatcaaatatataaaaatagtaattccattaaagcgacattattggaatcaaacagtatataggtgttttgacaactgacgacagaaatgatttgatgtacgatttgagtccaaatgtagttttcatgcagatttgttcatacaacacaaagacacaattttgttcaacagtaaaaatgcctataatatcactaatgattccaaattttaagagaagaaagatatagt contains:
- the LOC127851920 gene encoding E3 ubiquitin-protein ligase TRIM33-like, whose product is MTASLDSGLNSSDLVKDYFCGGCESRQIYESADYFCATCTRFFCRKCINPHDKPYANHSKYEGGDTNKWPLTKTMEDLLLKCDVHKDEKLRMFCQDHSKLCCTDCAFLCHRQCTNMALISESAKNLTMDMQQLSNNLQTIVGELNKFKSKQEASIQSVEVSCNEKLQEIKDLRKTLNTASDALENTTLKELDEIWTTMLTSLKKDVNNCIKLEDDL